A genome region from Parafrankia irregularis includes the following:
- a CDS encoding TauD/TfdA family dioxygenase, translated as MTSTQPPASTGPLLVVEGAGPVVDVLHHDRARLRARLAASGAILLRGFDVGGAEGLEGAVRALAGEPIAYTEQSSPRSVIKGNVYTSTNYPPTAEIPLHNEMSYQAVWPLTLFFHCVRPPLTQGATPLAHVGAVHELIDPDVRAEFVRRGWMAVRTYGEDVGLRWRTAFGTDSRQEVERQCARGGLTPTWIGADGLRTTAVRRAVHRHPVTGLPLWFNHVVIFHESSLPADVREVLLDAYGPDGLPNNSRYGDGGVIPDEVVEHLRACYRAVSVRFDYQEDDLLVVDNMAVAHGREPYTGPRRIAVAMAEPSVPPEPAEPSDPGAAR; from the coding sequence ATGACATCCACCCAGCCGCCGGCATCCACCGGGCCGCTGCTGGTCGTCGAGGGCGCCGGGCCCGTCGTGGACGTGCTGCACCACGACCGGGCCCGGCTGCGTGCGCGGCTCGCCGCGAGCGGAGCCATCCTGCTGCGCGGCTTCGACGTCGGCGGCGCGGAAGGCCTGGAAGGGGCCGTCCGCGCGCTCGCCGGTGAGCCGATCGCCTACACCGAGCAGTCCTCGCCGCGTAGCGTGATCAAGGGCAACGTCTACACCTCAACGAACTACCCTCCCACCGCGGAGATCCCGCTGCACAACGAGATGTCCTACCAGGCGGTCTGGCCGCTGACCCTGTTCTTCCACTGCGTGCGCCCGCCCCTGACCCAGGGCGCCACCCCGCTGGCGCACGTCGGTGCGGTGCACGAGCTGATCGATCCGGACGTCCGCGCCGAGTTCGTCCGCCGCGGGTGGATGGCGGTCCGCACCTACGGCGAGGACGTGGGCCTGCGGTGGCGGACCGCCTTCGGCACGGACAGCCGCCAGGAGGTCGAACGGCAGTGCGCCCGCGGTGGCCTGACCCCCACCTGGATCGGCGCGGACGGCCTGCGCACCACGGCTGTGCGCCGCGCCGTGCACCGCCATCCCGTCACCGGGCTGCCGCTGTGGTTCAACCATGTGGTGATCTTCCACGAGAGCAGCCTGCCGGCGGACGTCCGCGAGGTGCTCCTCGACGCCTACGGGCCTGACGGGCTGCCGAACAACTCCCGCTACGGGGACGGCGGCGTCATCCCCGACGAGGTCGTCGAGCATCTGCGGGCGTGCTACCGCGCGGTGTCCGTCCGCTTCGACTACCAGGAGGACGACCTGCTCGTCGTCGACAACATGGCCGTCGCGCACGGCCGTGAGCCCTACACCGGTCCGCGCCGCATAGCCGTCGCGATGGCCGAGCCGTCGGTGCCGCCCGAGCCCGCGGAGCCGTCGGACCCGGGCGCGGCCCGGTGA